The following coding sequences lie in one Maribacter forsetii DSM 18668 genomic window:
- a CDS encoding vWA domain-containing protein, with amino-acid sequence MAMNIRKGFRFETYEAPEQSVFDRLFDIFQELITHTSGDFDEAIDWLRELDKEYELTTEDYTIEDFIEELKAKGYIREEFKDGGGDAQDGEEGSGGGDISITAKMERIIRQRALDQIFGKLKRSGAGNHKTGKSGQGDEHTGDLREYRYGDGLENISMTESLKNAQINHGVGSFHLSENDLVVEDTQHKAQMSTILMIDISHSMILYGEDRITPAKKVAMALAELITTRYPKDTLDILVFGNDAWPIPIKDLPYLKVGPYHTNTVAGLQLAMDMLRRKRNTNKQIFMITDGKPSCLRMPDGTYYKNSVGLDDFIVEKCYNMARQARKLHIPITTFMIAQDPYLMQFIRHFTEANKGKAFFTGLKGLGEMIFEDYEANRKKRLK; translated from the coding sequence ATGGCTATGAATATAAGAAAGGGGTTCCGCTTTGAAACTTATGAAGCACCCGAACAATCAGTTTTTGATAGGCTGTTCGATATTTTCCAAGAGCTTATTACACATACTTCTGGAGATTTTGACGAAGCTATTGATTGGTTACGAGAATTAGACAAGGAGTATGAACTTACTACTGAAGACTATACCATTGAAGACTTTATTGAAGAATTAAAGGCAAAGGGTTACATACGCGAAGAGTTTAAAGATGGCGGTGGCGACGCACAAGACGGCGAAGAAGGTTCCGGTGGCGGAGATATCTCCATTACCGCAAAGATGGAACGTATCATTCGTCAGCGTGCTTTAGACCAAATTTTTGGTAAACTTAAAAGAAGTGGTGCCGGTAATCATAAAACTGGTAAATCTGGACAAGGAGATGAACATACGGGTGACCTTAGGGAATACCGTTACGGCGATGGTCTAGAAAACATATCTATGACCGAGAGTCTTAAAAACGCTCAAATCAATCACGGTGTAGGTAGTTTTCATTTAAGTGAAAATGATTTGGTGGTAGAAGATACCCAACACAAAGCGCAGATGAGTACCATACTTATGATCGATATTAGTCATAGTATGATTTTGTATGGCGAAGACCGAATTACTCCTGCTAAAAAAGTGGCTATGGCTTTAGCAGAGCTGATTACGACCAGATACCCAAAAGATACTTTAGATATTTTGGTATTTGGTAACGATGCCTGGCCTATACCTATTAAAGATTTGCCGTACTTAAAAGTGGGTCCATATCATACCAATACAGTGGCTGGTTTACAATTGGCGATGGATATGCTTCGTAGAAAGCGAAATACCAATAAACAGATATTTATGATTACCGATGGTAAGCCAAGTTGTCTTCGCATGCCAGACGGTACGTATTATAAAAACAGTGTTGGCTTAGATGATTTTATTGTGGAGAAATGCTATAATATGGCGCGCCAGGCTCGTAAGCTTCATATACCGATAACAACATTTATGATCGCTCAAGATCCTTACTTAATGCAATTTATTCGACATTTTACCGAAGCGAATAAGGGGAAGGCTTTTTTCACTGGATTAAAAGGATTGGGTGAAATGATATTTGAAGATTACGAAGCAAACAGAAAAAAAAGATTGAAATAA
- a CDS encoding MoxR family ATPase, whose product MKLDYKNIHTLGALKAAGYETKSVKDELRDNLVEKIKKGEDAFPGVWGYEDTVIPELERAILSRHNINLLGLRGQAKTRLAHLMVNLLDEYIPVVEGSEINDDPMKPMSRFAMELIKEKGNDTPITWMHKDERFAEKLATPDVTVADLIGDVDPIKAANLKLSYADDRVIHFGMIPRANRCIFVINELPDLQARIQVSLFNILEEGDIQIRGFKLRLPLDIQFVFTANPEDYTNRGSIVTPLKDRIGSQILTHYPDDIEIARKITEQEAKLDSRQTDAVYVPDLAKDLLEQIIFEARDSEYVDAKSGVSARTSITAFENLLSTAERRSLLNGGNNTMVRLSDFLGIIPAITGKIELVYEGEQEGADGVAGILIDDAVKTLFPKYFPKINKLERKDEETVYDELLHWFFQGEGFELMDDFTDEEYKRALDGIPALNQLLKDHQPDYDAKDVYFLKELLLWGLVSFKKLNKQRFTDGFEFKDLYSSFLKDI is encoded by the coding sequence ATGAAATTAGATTATAAAAATATACATACGTTGGGAGCCTTAAAAGCTGCCGGATACGAAACTAAAAGTGTAAAAGATGAGTTGCGAGACAATCTTGTAGAAAAAATTAAGAAAGGAGAAGATGCTTTTCCTGGGGTTTGGGGTTATGAAGATACTGTAATTCCGGAATTAGAGCGTGCTATTCTTTCCCGTCATAACATTAATTTATTGGGACTTCGTGGTCAGGCGAAAACACGTTTGGCGCATTTAATGGTAAATCTGTTAGATGAATATATACCGGTTGTAGAAGGTTCTGAAATTAATGATGACCCTATGAAACCGATGTCTAGATTTGCCATGGAGCTTATCAAAGAAAAAGGTAATGATACCCCTATTACTTGGATGCATAAAGATGAACGTTTTGCTGAAAAATTGGCTACGCCAGATGTTACTGTGGCAGATTTAATTGGAGATGTAGACCCTATAAAAGCGGCAAATCTAAAATTGTCATATGCAGATGACAGAGTGATTCATTTCGGGATGATTCCTCGTGCCAACCGCTGTATTTTCGTGATTAACGAACTGCCCGATTTACAGGCACGTATACAAGTATCTTTATTCAATATTTTGGAAGAAGGAGATATTCAGATACGTGGATTCAAATTGAGATTGCCTTTGGATATTCAGTTTGTATTTACGGCTAATCCAGAAGATTATACGAATAGAGGTAGTATCGTTACTCCGCTGAAAGATAGAATTGGGTCCCAAATTTTAACGCATTACCCAGATGATATTGAGATAGCTAGAAAAATTACCGAGCAAGAAGCTAAGTTAGATTCTAGACAAACAGATGCAGTTTATGTTCCAGATTTAGCAAAAGACTTATTAGAGCAAATTATATTTGAAGCTCGTGATAGTGAATACGTAGATGCTAAAAGTGGTGTTAGTGCACGTACTAGTATTACCGCTTTTGAAAACTTATTAAGTACCGCAGAGCGTAGATCATTATTGAATGGTGGAAATAATACCATGGTTCGTTTGAGCGATTTCTTAGGAATCATTCCTGCAATTACAGGTAAAATAGAATTGGTGTATGAAGGAGAGCAGGAGGGAGCCGACGGAGTTGCTGGTATTCTTATAGATGATGCCGTAAAAACATTGTTTCCAAAGTATTTTCCGAAAATCAATAAACTTGAACGTAAAGATGAAGAAACGGTTTATGATGAGTTGTTACATTGGTTTTTTCAAGGAGAAGGCTTTGAGTTGATGGACGACTTCACTGATGAAGAATATAAACGTGCTTTAGATGGTATTCCTGCTTTAAATCAGTTATTAAAAGACCATCAGCCAGATTATGATGCTAAAGATGTATACTTCTTAAAAGAATTGTTGTTATGGGGATTGGTTTCCTTCAAAAAATTGAACAAACAAAGATTCACCGATGGGTTCGAGTTTAAGGATCTCTACAGTAGTTTCTTGAAAGATATCTAA
- a CDS encoding sensor histidine kinase, translating into MIKKLWVAFIFLIILMGASYIFITGYLTLNYNKAITQRVNANVADHVIQEKFQNAAPFLEDGNVNKELFGDLMHDMMAVNRGIEVYLLNKSGDILYSVVLEHNENEPMKSVALEPIKKYIDTGGQEFILGDDPLNPDEQNIFSAAPFSIDGHEGYIYIIVAGKQLALISDNLFSSYFTKLSIGAILLTMVFAALIGILSIWFLTKNLRLITQTVRKFQEGDLDIRIENPKQSDIEVVALSFNEMADTIVDNMDKMKSVDNLRRELIANVSHDLRTPLAVLKGYIETLQIKKDTLTESQKEEYLQITHNNIDKLSSLINQLFEYSKLEAEQVTPIKEPFSITELSHDLIAKFRLLAEEKQIHLQLENPEDNCMVHADIGLVERALQNLIENAIKYTEPNGKVTLSLVKMGKQIEINITDTGNGIPVSDQPFIFDRYKQVDKSTQKRGLGLGLAIVKKIMDLHDTTIVVLSKPYEGSSFIFKLPAYQLQ; encoded by the coding sequence TTGATAAAGAAACTATGGGTAGCCTTCATATTTCTTATCATACTTATGGGAGCTTCGTATATTTTTATTACAGGCTACCTAACACTAAATTACAACAAGGCAATTACTCAGCGAGTAAATGCAAATGTTGCAGATCATGTTATACAAGAAAAATTTCAAAATGCCGCTCCCTTTCTAGAAGATGGTAATGTTAATAAAGAACTTTTTGGAGATTTAATGCACGATATGATGGCCGTAAATCGCGGCATTGAAGTTTACTTATTGAATAAATCAGGTGATATTCTGTATTCTGTTGTACTTGAGCATAATGAAAATGAGCCTATGAAGTCGGTGGCTTTAGAGCCTATTAAAAAATATATTGATACTGGCGGACAAGAATTTATTTTGGGAGACGACCCCTTAAATCCTGATGAGCAAAATATATTCTCAGCAGCACCATTTTCCATTGATGGGCATGAAGGTTATATATACATTATTGTTGCCGGTAAGCAATTAGCCCTGATCAGCGATAATTTATTTAGCTCCTACTTTACTAAATTGAGTATTGGAGCCATACTATTGACCATGGTTTTTGCCGCATTGATAGGCATATTGAGTATTTGGTTCTTGACCAAAAATCTAAGGTTGATTACACAAACAGTACGTAAGTTTCAAGAAGGGGATTTAGATATTAGAATTGAAAATCCTAAGCAATCAGATATTGAAGTGGTAGCCTTGTCTTTTAATGAAATGGCAGATACCATTGTCGATAACATGGACAAAATGAAGTCTGTCGATAATCTACGTAGAGAACTGATAGCCAATGTATCTCACGATTTACGTACACCCTTAGCTGTTTTAAAGGGATATATAGAAACGCTACAGATCAAAAAAGATACACTGACCGAGAGTCAAAAAGAAGAATATTTACAAATAACACATAACAATATTGATAAGCTCTCCAGCTTAATAAACCAGTTGTTTGAGTATTCAAAATTAGAAGCTGAACAGGTTACACCTATAAAAGAACCCTTTTCTATTACCGAACTTTCTCATGATTTGATTGCTAAATTCAGACTTCTAGCGGAGGAAAAACAAATTCACCTTCAATTAGAAAACCCTGAAGATAATTGCATGGTACATGCAGATATAGGTCTGGTTGAAAGAGCACTACAGAATTTAATTGAAAATGCCATAAAGTATACGGAACCTAATGGAAAGGTTACGTTGAGTCTAGTTAAAATGGGCAAACAGATTGAAATTAATATTACAGATACTGGTAACGGAATACCTGTAAGCGACCAACCTTTTATATTTGACAGGTATAAACAAGTAGATAAAAGTACGCAGAAAAGAGGCTTAGGTCTTGGCTTGGCAATAGTCAAAAAAATAATGGATTTACATGATACCACAATCGTAGTTTTAAGTAAACCCTATGAAGGAAGTTCTTTCATATTTAAACTGCCCGCTTATCAATTACAATGA
- a CDS encoding response regulator transcription factor — MKRILIIEDDPEIIKLLELHLSDVSYETTMAMDGNEGLQSALENDYDLILLDLTLPGLDGVEVCRKLRATKNTPVIMLTAKSEEIDRVLGLEIGADDYMTKPFSIRELLARIKAVLRRTNKVEKKQEDTSIILAEGLKIDIDKRKVVLGDYKIELSPKEFELLVLMASNPGRNYTRTELLNIIWGYNFEGYEHTVNSHINRLRAKIESDMANPNYILTTWGVGYKFNEEIIA, encoded by the coding sequence ATGAAACGTATATTAATTATTGAGGATGATCCGGAAATCATCAAGCTATTAGAACTTCATTTATCAGATGTTAGTTATGAAACTACCATGGCAATGGATGGTAATGAAGGTTTGCAATCGGCTTTAGAAAATGATTATGATCTAATATTATTAGATTTAACATTACCAGGTTTAGACGGAGTTGAAGTATGTAGAAAATTACGTGCTACAAAAAACACTCCTGTAATTATGCTTACTGCAAAGTCTGAAGAGATTGACAGGGTTTTAGGACTAGAAATCGGTGCAGATGATTACATGACAAAACCGTTTAGCATAAGGGAGTTATTGGCAAGAATTAAGGCAGTTTTAAGACGAACCAATAAAGTAGAAAAGAAACAAGAAGACACTTCTATTATTCTTGCGGAAGGACTAAAAATAGACATAGACAAACGTAAAGTAGTTTTAGGGGATTATAAAATAGAGCTATCTCCAAAAGAATTTGAACTTTTGGTATTAATGGCATCAAACCCTGGCAGAAACTACACTAGAACAGAATTATTAAATATTATTTGGGGTTATAACTTTGAAGGGTATGAGCATACCGTAAACTCGCACATCAATAGATTACGTGCCAAAATAGAATCTGATATGGCAAACCCAAATTACATTTTAACCACTTGGGGTGTAGGGTATAAATTTAATGAAGAGATAATAGCATGA
- a CDS encoding tRNA pseudouridine synthase A: MKKQRFCYLVRLQYLGFRFNGWQVQPKLKTIVGMLNKTFIFLYPNVPYKILGAGRTDSKVSSLDGAFELFVEEPILNLDIFLVNFNKNLPSDIRLLSIESVDQSFNIIKNSKTKEYHYFFSFGSKNHPFSAPFITNYIDELDLELMKQGATLFTGTHDFSVYTAALKPNTITVREIDSCTIVANDVLTANFFPEQSYILKVVGSGFMRYQIRMIMGALVQLGKNELTLHEIKESLIAGSSQKLNTIAPGSGLMLNQLHFNK, translated from the coding sequence ATGAAGAAACAACGTTTTTGTTATTTAGTACGCTTACAGTATTTGGGATTTAGGTTTAATGGTTGGCAAGTGCAACCAAAGCTTAAAACTATAGTAGGTATGCTGAATAAAACTTTTATATTTTTATACCCCAATGTTCCATATAAAATTTTAGGTGCCGGTAGAACAGATTCAAAAGTATCTTCTCTTGATGGTGCTTTTGAGCTTTTTGTTGAGGAACCAATTTTAAATCTTGACATATTCCTTGTTAATTTCAATAAAAACCTACCCTCTGACATTAGGTTGCTTTCCATTGAATCTGTTGATCAAAGCTTCAATATTATTAAAAACAGTAAAACAAAAGAGTATCATTATTTTTTTTCTTTCGGATCAAAGAACCACCCATTTAGCGCTCCTTTTATAACTAACTATATAGATGAACTTGATTTGGAATTAATGAAACAGGGAGCAACATTATTTACAGGTACGCACGATTTTAGTGTTTATACCGCGGCGTTAAAGCCTAATACCATTACAGTACGTGAAATTGATTCTTGTACCATTGTGGCAAACGATGTTCTCACCGCAAACTTTTTTCCTGAACAAAGTTATATTTTAAAGGTTGTAGGAAGCGGATTCATGAGATATCAGATACGAATGATTATGGGGGCTTTAGTGCAGCTTGGCAAGAACGAGCTCACTTTACATGAAATCAAAGAATCTTTAATTGCAGGGTCTTCTCAAAAACTAAATACAATCGCTCCGGGGTCTGGTTTAATGTTAAACCAATTACACTTCAATAAGTAG